A region from the Ammospiza nelsoni isolate bAmmNel1 chromosome 1, bAmmNel1.pri, whole genome shotgun sequence genome encodes:
- the LOC132076506 gene encoding erythroblast NAD(P)(+)--arginine ADP-ribosyltransferase-like, with translation MAPLAQTLALLAMAMATMALDVYRLDMAPDSFDDQYQGCVPAMKAALPALNRSEFEQNKEFAEVWVKAAAEWQSRGPPESPLSAEQATAIMAFSMTDPRTFNDVLRVVGHSRHEYRDNFHFKTLHFLLTDALATLRDAQKGQCRDAFLKVCDTRFETQPGETIRFGHFMPVLSSKQIGECPGETMLELRTCHGVEIQFFIEHPEPEIVLIPPFETFKVTQYTLKGDKTQIQLQSTGTYSKYNCEWLRGGNRDRKTHARDQETETGFSQGLVCLQSSFPPRRTPDPHSLGSGHQDPLSHEAIKVTKGHCGHCGSCDHQGHQHSLIPKATTAALASVATKTICHSDNGGCSYLMVATAVMVAIVAVVALVALVTLFL, from the exons atggctccGCTGGCTCAgacactggcactgctggcaatGGCCATGGCCACCATGGCTCTCGATGTGTATCGCCTGGACATGGCCCCAGACTCCTTCGATGACCAGTaccagggctgtgtccctgccatgaAGGCGGCATTGCCGGCCCTCAACCGCTCTGAGTTTGAGCAGAACAAGGAGTTTGCGGAGGTTTGGGTAAAGGCTGCAGCCGAGTGGCAGAGTCGGGGCCCCCCTGAGTCCCCTCTGTCCGCAGAGCAGGCCACCGCCATCATGGCCTTCTCAATGACTGACCCCAGAACATTCAATGATGTCCTGCGCGTGGTCGGGCATTCCCGACACGAATACCGAGACAACTTCCACTTCAAAACGCTTCATTTCCTGCTGACTGACGCCCTGGCCACACTGAGGGATGCTCAGAAAGGGCAGTGTCGGGACGCGTTCCTGAAGGTGTGTGACACCCGGTTCGAGACACAGCCTGGTGAAACCATCCGTTTCGGTCATTTCATGCCTGTGCTCTCAAGCAAACAAATTGGCGAGTGCCCTGGTGAGACAATGCTCGAGCTGCGCACATGCCATGGCGTGGAAATCCAGTTTTTCATAGAACATCCAGAACCTGAGATCGTGCTGATCCCACCCTTTGAGACCTTCAAGGTCACCCAATACACTCTGAAAGGGGACAAGACACAGATCCAGCTCCAGTCTACCGGGACCTACAGCAAATACAACTGCGAGTGGCTGCGAG gagggaacagggacaggaagaCCCATGCCAGGGACCAAGAGACAGAGACAGGGTTCTCCCAAGG GTTAGTGTGTCTGCAGAGCTCCTTTCCACCTCGGAGAACTCCTGACCCCCACAGCCTTGGCAGTGGCCACCAGGATCCTCTGAGCCATGAGGCCATCAAGGTCACCAAAGGTCACTGTGGACACTGCGGCAGCTGTGACCACCAGGGTCACCAACACTCCCTCATCCCCAAGGCTACCACGGCCGCCCTGGCCAGTGTGGCCACCAAGACCATT